In Pan paniscus chromosome 13, NHGRI_mPanPan1-v2.0_pri, whole genome shotgun sequence, one DNA window encodes the following:
- the CXCR4 gene encoding C-X-C chemokine receptor type 4 isoform X3 — protein sequence MGSGDYDSMKEPCFREENANFNKIFLPTIYSIIFLTGIVGNGLVILVMGYQKKLRSMTDKYRLHLSVADLLFVITLPFWAVDAVANWYFGNFLCKAVHVIYTVNLYSSVLILAFISLDRYLAIVHATNSQRPRKLLAEKVVYVGVWIPALLLTIPDFIFANVSEADDRYICDRFYPNDLWVVVFQFQHIMVGLILPGIVILSCYCIIISKLSHSKGHQKRKALKTTVILILAFFACWLPYYIGISIDSFILLEIIKQGCEFENTVHKWISITEALAFFHCCLNPILYAFLGAKFKTSAQHALTSVSRGSSLKILSKGKRGGHSSVSTESESSSFHSS from the coding sequence ATGGGCTCAGGGGACTATGACTCCATGAAGGAACCCTGTTTCCGTGAAGAAAATGCTAATTTCAATAAAATCTTCCTGCCCACCATCTACTCCATCATCTTCTTGACTGGCATTGTGGGCAATGGATTGGTCATCCTGGTCATGGGTTACCAGAAGAAACTGAGAAGCATGACGGACAAGTACAGACTGCACCTGTCAGTGGCCGACCTCCTCTTTGTCATCACGCTTCCCTTCTGGGCAGTTGATGCCGTGGCAAACTGGTACTTTGGGAACTTCCTATGCAAGGCAGTCCATGTCATCTACACAGTCAACCTCTACAGCAGTGTCCTCATCCTGGCCTTCATCAGTCTGGACCGCTACCTGGCCATTGTCCACGCCACCAACAGTCAGAGGCCAAGGAAGCTGTTGGCTGAAAAGGTGGTCTATGTTGGCGTCTGGATCCCTGCCCTCCTGCTTACTATTCCCGACTTCATCTTTGCCAACGTCAGTGAGGCAGATGACAGATATATCTGTGACCGCTTCTACCCCAATGACTTGTGGGTGGTTGTGTTCCAGTTTCAGCACATCATGGTTGGCCTTATCCTGCCTGGTATTGTCATCCTGTCCTGCTATTGCATTATCATCTCCAAGCTGTCACACTCCAAGGGCCACCAGAAGCGCAAGGCCCTCAAGACCACAGTCATCCTCATCCTGGCTTTCTTCGCCTGTTGGCTGCCTTACTACATTGGGATCAGCATCGACTCCTTCATCCTCCTGGAAATCATCAAGCAAGGGTGTGAGTTTGAGAACACTGTGCACAAGTGGATTTCCATCACCGAGGCCCTAGCTTTCTTCCACTGTTGTCTGAACCCCATCCTCTATGCTTTCCTTGGAGCCAAATTTAAAACCTCTGCCCAGCACGCACTCACCTCTGTGAGCAGAGGGTCCAGCCTCAAGATCCTCTCCAAAGGAAAGCGAGGTGGACATTCATCTGTTTCCACTGAGTCTGAGTCTTCAAGTTTTCACTCCAGCTAA
- the CXCR4 gene encoding C-X-C chemokine receptor type 4 isoform X2, which translates to MIYTSDNYTEEMGSGDYDSMKEPCFREENANFNKIFLPTIYSIIFLTGIVGNGLVILVMGYQKKLRSMTDKYRLHLSVADLLFVITLPFWAVDAVANWYFGNFLCKAVHVIYTVNLYSSVLILAFISLDRYLAIVHATNSQRPRKLLAEKVVYVGVWIPALLLTIPDFIFANVSEADDRYICDRFYPNDLWVVVFQFQHIMVGLILPGIVILSCYCIIISKLSHSKGHQKRKALKTTVILILAFFACWLPYYIGISIDSFILLEIIKQGCEFENTVHKWISITEALAFFHCCLNPILYAFLGAKFKTSAQHALTSVSRGSSLKILSKGKRGGHSSVSTESESSSFHSS; encoded by the exons ATG ATATACACTTCAGATAACTACACCGAGGAAATGGGCTCAGGGGACTATGACTCCATGAAGGAACCCTGTTTCCGTGAAGAAAATGCTAATTTCAATAAAATCTTCCTGCCCACCATCTACTCCATCATCTTCTTGACTGGCATTGTGGGCAATGGATTGGTCATCCTGGTCATGGGTTACCAGAAGAAACTGAGAAGCATGACGGACAAGTACAGACTGCACCTGTCAGTGGCCGACCTCCTCTTTGTCATCACGCTTCCCTTCTGGGCAGTTGATGCCGTGGCAAACTGGTACTTTGGGAACTTCCTATGCAAGGCAGTCCATGTCATCTACACAGTCAACCTCTACAGCAGTGTCCTCATCCTGGCCTTCATCAGTCTGGACCGCTACCTGGCCATTGTCCACGCCACCAACAGTCAGAGGCCAAGGAAGCTGTTGGCTGAAAAGGTGGTCTATGTTGGCGTCTGGATCCCTGCCCTCCTGCTTACTATTCCCGACTTCATCTTTGCCAACGTCAGTGAGGCAGATGACAGATATATCTGTGACCGCTTCTACCCCAATGACTTGTGGGTGGTTGTGTTCCAGTTTCAGCACATCATGGTTGGCCTTATCCTGCCTGGTATTGTCATCCTGTCCTGCTATTGCATTATCATCTCCAAGCTGTCACACTCCAAGGGCCACCAGAAGCGCAAGGCCCTCAAGACCACAGTCATCCTCATCCTGGCTTTCTTCGCCTGTTGGCTGCCTTACTACATTGGGATCAGCATCGACTCCTTCATCCTCCTGGAAATCATCAAGCAAGGGTGTGAGTTTGAGAACACTGTGCACAAGTGGATTTCCATCACCGAGGCCCTAGCTTTCTTCCACTGTTGTCTGAACCCCATCCTCTATGCTTTCCTTGGAGCCAAATTTAAAACCTCTGCCCAGCACGCACTCACCTCTGTGAGCAGAGGGTCCAGCCTCAAGATCCTCTCCAAAGGAAAGCGAGGTGGACATTCATCTGTTTCCACTGAGTCTGAGTCTTCAAGTTTTCACTCCAGCTAA
- the CXCR4 gene encoding C-X-C chemokine receptor type 4 isoform X1, which produces MEGISIYTSDNYTEEMGSGDYDSMKEPCFREENANFNKIFLPTIYSIIFLTGIVGNGLVILVMGYQKKLRSMTDKYRLHLSVADLLFVITLPFWAVDAVANWYFGNFLCKAVHVIYTVNLYSSVLILAFISLDRYLAIVHATNSQRPRKLLAEKVVYVGVWIPALLLTIPDFIFANVSEADDRYICDRFYPNDLWVVVFQFQHIMVGLILPGIVILSCYCIIISKLSHSKGHQKRKALKTTVILILAFFACWLPYYIGISIDSFILLEIIKQGCEFENTVHKWISITEALAFFHCCLNPILYAFLGAKFKTSAQHALTSVSRGSSLKILSKGKRGGHSSVSTESESSSFHSS; this is translated from the coding sequence ATATACACTTCAGATAACTACACCGAGGAAATGGGCTCAGGGGACTATGACTCCATGAAGGAACCCTGTTTCCGTGAAGAAAATGCTAATTTCAATAAAATCTTCCTGCCCACCATCTACTCCATCATCTTCTTGACTGGCATTGTGGGCAATGGATTGGTCATCCTGGTCATGGGTTACCAGAAGAAACTGAGAAGCATGACGGACAAGTACAGACTGCACCTGTCAGTGGCCGACCTCCTCTTTGTCATCACGCTTCCCTTCTGGGCAGTTGATGCCGTGGCAAACTGGTACTTTGGGAACTTCCTATGCAAGGCAGTCCATGTCATCTACACAGTCAACCTCTACAGCAGTGTCCTCATCCTGGCCTTCATCAGTCTGGACCGCTACCTGGCCATTGTCCACGCCACCAACAGTCAGAGGCCAAGGAAGCTGTTGGCTGAAAAGGTGGTCTATGTTGGCGTCTGGATCCCTGCCCTCCTGCTTACTATTCCCGACTTCATCTTTGCCAACGTCAGTGAGGCAGATGACAGATATATCTGTGACCGCTTCTACCCCAATGACTTGTGGGTGGTTGTGTTCCAGTTTCAGCACATCATGGTTGGCCTTATCCTGCCTGGTATTGTCATCCTGTCCTGCTATTGCATTATCATCTCCAAGCTGTCACACTCCAAGGGCCACCAGAAGCGCAAGGCCCTCAAGACCACAGTCATCCTCATCCTGGCTTTCTTCGCCTGTTGGCTGCCTTACTACATTGGGATCAGCATCGACTCCTTCATCCTCCTGGAAATCATCAAGCAAGGGTGTGAGTTTGAGAACACTGTGCACAAGTGGATTTCCATCACCGAGGCCCTAGCTTTCTTCCACTGTTGTCTGAACCCCATCCTCTATGCTTTCCTTGGAGCCAAATTTAAAACCTCTGCCCAGCACGCACTCACCTCTGTGAGCAGAGGGTCCAGCCTCAAGATCCTCTCCAAAGGAAAGCGAGGTGGACATTCATCTGTTTCCACTGAGTCTGAGTCTTCAAGTTTTCACTCCAGCTAA